The genomic stretch TTACGCCTGCGAGGTTATTCAATCTGTCGTGCTCGGATGGAACGCAGATGCATCCCCCAAAGGCAAGAGTCGTGAAGAACTCAGTCATCGAGATATCAAACGTATGAGCGGCAAACTGAAGCGTCCTCCAATCAGGACTGGCACCAAATGCTGGCCCATGATGTACAATCGAAGTGGACATCGCAGAGTGAGACATAAGGACTCCTTTAGGTTTTCCGGTACTGCCAGATGTAAATAGCAGATATGCAGTATTGGACGGCTGGGCCCTTTTGCGTATCTCCTGAGGCAACGATATGGTATTGGACGGCGGAGGGTTATCGAGCACGACGATCAAATCACAGAGATCACTTAGCACTCCGAAACTATCTTTCGATGTTATGGCCACCTTGATTTGAACCCTCTCCACCACTTCGACGATTCGTCCCCGGGGGTGGGCGGGATCAATGGGGACGTAGACACCGCCAGCCTTGAAAACGGCGAGAATGGCAACCACTGTCCAAATGGACTTCCCAAAGCATACAGCCACATATGTTTCCAGGTCCACACTGAGCTCTACAAGACGCAATGCGAGCGCGGATGAGATATTGTCCACTTGGGCATACGTCAAAGATTGCTCCACGGAGTAAACTGCCTCGGCATCAGGATTCTTAGATACTTGCTGCTCAAAAAGGTGGTGGATGCATGTTTCATTCACCGGAGGCGTGATTTTATTCCATTGGTAGATCTGAGCTATGTCGTGGTCACTTAGCGATGAGATGGATCCCAGCAATGTGTCATCTTTCGCGTTGCTTAGGCAGGAAAGCACAGCTTGGAATTGGCTGATGAGATTGTGAGCCTGCTGGGTCGAAACAATGCGATCATCATATTGCATCTTGAACTTGGCTGCAGTATCGGTGGAGAGTGTCGCAGAGACGACCATCGGGTAAGAGTGTTGCTCGTTCTTCCCAAGGTGATCCTCGAACTCAAGGCCCAATTTTTGGAGCGCGGGCGCGGCAGCTTCCCCAAACTCGCTGGGATGGACAACGAACACAGTCTGAAAGTCGGTCGCTTTGGATTCTTTGCCAGCCAAGTAGCTCCGGATCTTTGATATGCCGGTTTGCTCAAACGGCATCAGCTCGGCTGCCTGTGCTCTAACCGAGTCAAGAAATGAAGCGACCGATCGTTTAGGGTCGATCTGCATAACAATGGGAAGCAGATTAATAGTTGGGCCTGTCATTTGGGATGCTCCAGGGACTGTGGATGAATTGCGCCTGCGAGGAAACACTGGTCAGTGGTCGATTCTTGTGAACAATCCGCAGAGCAATAATCCAGGAGCCCCGAGGAGTTCTTGACAAAGCTCTTGAATCATGCTAGCTCGAGAAATAAACAGGATTGTGATGCTCTTACCCACTGTTAATAACTCCAAACACTACATTTTCGGTTCCAGTATGATGCGATAGCAAGATACCCCATGCAGCTCGCAGTAAAAGGGCTCTGGTTAGACCAATTGGCGGACGATCGACGAGAGTAATTGGTCGCTCGAGCGTACTAGAAGGATTGACATGGAAATCAGAGCCCTGCGGTACTGAAGGGTACGGAGTCACATCAACGCCGGACAGGGTCTGCTGCCAAAAGTGCCGCTCTTCACTGGAATTAGTTCTGTTGATGGATTCGATGAACTGCTCAAAAGGCGGACGCTCTATGGTTGGCTCATCGTGGAATCGCGCCGCGACGTCATCTAGAATTTTTAATAATGAAGCCGCATCACATAAAGCATGATGTACAGTCCAAACAAAATATCGTCGGGTGTCTTCCCTATTCTCATTTTCGAGGACAATTGTATACCGGAAAAACCGGTCTCCTAACTTCATAAGATCGCCTGCATCTTGTTCCAGAAAGCGGCATAAGTTGGAGGCTGAGGTATTCCATATCATCTCTTCGTCTAACACTGCCTGGATGAACCTCAATTCTCCATCCGGCTGACAGATTCGGGTGCGCAAGACCGGATGTGCATGGACAGTGGTGACCCAGGCTTGTTGAAACCGGCCCAAAGGAACTTCATTAGCCAGCCGGTACACTAACTGTCTGACAGACAGGTTTTCATCCCCATCAGATAGCGTCACCAAAGACTCCTGCATCGGCGTACATGGATATGCATTTTCCACACGTTCCGAAGCCACACCGCACGCCTTGCCAATTGCCTGGATGTTGTCTGCGCGAGAAATGCCTGTGTGCAATAGTCCAAATGGTTCGAGTGGTCTGCATGCTCCTGTATATTCTTCCGCTTTTGCTCTTGTAGCAAGGGCTTCTTTTGCCATCCCTTCCAGGGTAACATGCATGAATATTTGCTCAACTGTGAGACTGATACCCTGAGCCTGAGCTGCGGTTGCAAGGTCCAAAGCGGTAATTGAGTCGCCCCCGACTTCGAAGAATGCATCTTGCTCTGAAAAGTCGGAAGGATCTTGCTGCAGAATCTTTGCCCATAGATCTCGAAGATGGGCCTTGGTAATCAGCTCCGCAGAGCTGCCATGAAGAGTCTATGGAGTGGGATTAGCCGAGCTGATGCTCTCCCGCCCTCTGGACCATATTATAACGCACCTTCCAGGGATCATCTAGATGGGCCTCTCTAGGCTGTAGAAGCACTGAAACTGACATATTGAGTGTCTAAGTTTGAACTCTTGGAGAGCGAATACTAGACTTGTCCCAGATATCATTGCGTTTAAAGGCATTTCTATGGGGAATAACAGCAAACCACATCTCTTTCTAATACCTATAATGGGCTTTATCTTTCCAGGGCATATTTAACCATTTGAGTTGTTTTCGACAGGCCTTGATAGTCATGCCGAATTGGGTAATGAATATCCCGAGATTGTCCCAAAAGGGTAATCTAAAACCTGTACGGCAAAACAGGAGGGATGCATACTTACCGGTACTTCATATCAGAGACGCTTGATTAACCTGCATAGATTCAAAAGGAATACGATGAATCTTTCCTGGCAGGGTCCGGGCTCAATTGACTAAACTCACAAAGGTCTTACCTTGATGTCTAATTTGTTTTGTCATGGCACTACACACTTCCGTTATCACGACTGGTCCCATTACTCCCTATGTGGAGTTGAAGGCGGATGAGGGTGGAGAATTCATTGTTCATGGACCTACAGAGCCGCCATTACAGGAGTTAACCACAGCGGAACTATTGCAGCAACAATATGACCGATACCCGGAGAAAGTGGCAGTAGTCTCTCGATGGCAGAAAACAACCTTGACTTACCGGTCATTATTCGATTCCAGCCGGGAAATAGCACAGGCCCTTGTTGCTCATGGAGTCCGCCCGACTGATCGTGTGGTCGTGTTGGCAGGAAATTCCATTGAGTATGTCGAATTATTGTTTGCGGTTGGTGGGATCGGATCAGTCTTTACTATCATGAACCCCACATTCACAGCGGAGGAGGTTCTGGCTACAGTCGATTCCATAGGTATTATAAGATTCTTGTTGCTTGTATACTGGTCGCTAGTCTTCGTCTAGACTATTATCTCTCACTAATTTGTATACGTCACAGAACCAAAGGCAATTTTTATCGCGGATAGGATTGGTTTCCGCAACAATGCAAAGCTTCTGAAGGAGCTTGCAGATAAGCACCAGAATACTTCACTTATTGTACAGCTAGGAACAGCTGAGAAAGTGTCTAGTAATGTTCTCAGTTGGCACGAGCTCTGTCACGTACAGACCAGTAAGACCCAGCCTGATCTGCATTCTTTGGAGCAATATTGGGGACGAGACCCGCAGGATGCATTATGCATACAGTTTACCAGTGGTACTACTGGTTCTCGTAAGGCCACAATAGGCACACATAGGTAGGAAGTGGCTCCCTATCAACAAGGTTATGGCACCAACTAACCGATACAAAGGaacctcatcaacaatgcttTGCTAGTCGGATCGCGCCTTGGCTTGACACCAGATGATATATTATGCTGTTCTCCACCTTTGTTCCATTGCTTTGGTCTGGTATGTGGACCATTGGCAACAGTGATCCACGGTAGTACAGTCATTATCCCCTCAGATGTGTTCAACGCAGATGCAAGTCTCCGGGCCATGTCCGAAGAAAGTTGCACTGTGGTCAACGCAGTACCAACAATGTTTCAAGCGATGCTAGATCATGCGAAAGCAAAGACACTTGCGCTTAGACTTTGCCTACGCACTGGTATTATCGCGGGCTCGAGCCTTTCTGAGACCCTTATACAGAGATTGAGTGTGGAACTGGGACTGACTGGCCTTGCCTATCCCTTTGGTATCTCTTCCCTCGTGTCAGCATTCTTCGTCTGAATTCCTGATTGACACAGACTTAGGTATGACAGAGCTCTCTTGCGTGAGCTTTATGACTACACCATCCAAGGTCTCCCTATTAAATGACCGATCATCAGTTGGCACTCCTCTACCTCATACATCTGCTAAGGTTGTGGATAGCGACCTGATAACTCTCCCTCCAGACACTCGGGGAGAACTCCTGGTATCTGGGTACCTTTTGTTCAGCGGATATTACAAGAATCCCCAGAAAACAGAGGAAGCCATTGTAAGAGATGCCCAAGGCCAGCCGTGGCTACGAACGGGCGATATCGTAACATTGAGCGCCTCTGGCGCATGTACAGTTGTTGGGCGAGTGAAAGACATGatcaagaaaggcaaatACAAGCATCTCTCTCCCCAAGCAACTCGAAATGACTACCAGCTAACACTCTATCACTTACTGTAGGAGGCGAGAACATTGCCCCAGGAGACGTTGAGAAGGTCCTCGAGCAGCATCCGGATATTGCAACAGCGGCTGTGGTTGGCATTCCTAATGTGCGCTTGGGGGAAATGATCACTGCATTTATTCAACGCGCGCCAGATGCCCAAGGAGGGCTCAAGAGCAAGGATGTCAAGATATGGTTGAGAAGTCGGATCGCCACTCATAAGATTCCTGATCATGTGCTCTGGATTGGTGAAGATGCAGGGGTCCCTGATCGGTTGCCTGTGAATGCCAGTGGGAAGGTTCTCAAGACTGAGCTTAGTGCTATTGCGAGCAGTTTGGTGAGAGGAGATTTGTGTTAGATTTGTAGATTCAAGAATAGTATAACTAGAACCAATTATATAGTAGGTACTACTCCATATATTCCGAGGAGCAACATTCTCTTCGTTTTAGACCTAATTGGACCTATCTTGGCTTTCCCATGTACAATCAACAAAAGCCACATATACACATTGATGTCAAGCGAGGTCTAACAATTCCATATCTCTATCGCTTCACAACAGCCAGTCTCCCCCGAACAGGCACGTTCTCTCTCGTCCCAACCTCCGGAAAGCCCGTAACATCCACCCCCTTCTGGAAGATCACACAATGGGACGATCCCCCATAATGAAACATTCCAATCTGATCCCCTTTTCTGACATATTGCCCTTCGCCCACAGTAATCTCACACGTCGATATCTCAACCATCCCAATCCCCAGAAAGCCAACCAGACCAATATCGGGGTCATCCGCCTGAATAAAGACCACCGCTCGCGTTGCCATGGCCGACAAATATACCTGATAATCAATCTGAACCCCTTCATACACACGTTCAGTATCACCATCTATAGCCCGCGGAGTCGAACAATATGTCCCATCAAGCGTGTATGCCTTAACGACCTTCCCAGAAACAGGGGCATGCCACCGGTGATAACTAAAGGTATctagatatccttgatataTAGTCCCCCCGATAAAGGAATCCGGAAACCCAGCCCCAAACATATCAACCAGGGAATATGTCAGCCCCTTGATCCAAAAGCTATCCCGAGCTTTCACATTCCTGGCAATAGCAAGGGTCGAGATTCGCATGCGTTAGCGATAACAGAGTCGTCATCTGGCGAGGCGACGGGCCGGATATTCTCCCGAAACGAGCGCGTAAAGAACGCATCCCAAGATTGGAAGCCGTAGCATGGAGCATTGCGGTCGCAGATGTAAAGCTCGTCAAAACCATATCTTGTCCCGCCGATGTTACCCGTGGTGGTTAGTTTGTGGATCGCTTCGGGACCAAACCAGCCCGTTGACGAAGTATCGAGCACAGATACCGACTCTGACGATGAGAGAAACGTGCCCCATACGTCCAGCACCTTTTTGAGCATGGTGTTGACCTCCGGGTCGATGAAAACAGCATAGCCGCTAATTGTCGGAATGGCGTATTGGAATAGTCCGATTATGGGGACTCAGGCTAAATTGTCATTGTTCATGTAGGGGGGTGCGTGTGTGATGATGTAGTTGGGGACTTGGAGCATTTGCTGGTAGTTTTGGACTTCATGACTGCGGTTCTGGTTGGGAGTCTTTTCTCGAGCCTGGTCCCACATCGATTGGAAGAGCATGTAGATGCGTTGGTTGGATTCGATGAGATGTTGGAATTCTTGTAACACGGGGTGCAGTTCGTTGGTGGTTTGGCTGGCTTCTTTGGTCAGGTTGGTGAGCCATGTCGTGCGGATTTCATCAGTAGTCTGTCTGGTAGACCTGTTTATGGCCGGTATGAGAATTTATACTGTTGGAGATGCGGGTCTTGATGGTTGGACATACCTCTGGAGTGAGTTGTGTTGTTAATTGTCATTTCTATCAATATGGTGCATGCCATGTTGTATTTAGATCGACTACTCACTTGGTTTAGGAAACTGAAGACGGTTGATATCATCTTTACTACGGTTAAAGAGcaaatatgtacagtacatactccgtagaagaCCTTAAGTTGAGGTGTTgtggaaagagaagtggGAGCACAACGATGAGGGGCTTTTTATGCAAGGGGTcaagtaaaaaaaagcaaagaaccaGGATCGGCAGAAGAATGCTTAGTTCAGTTAGGGCTCTGTGCTACTGAAAGTATCTAGAAATGGAATATACTTGCATGGTGCTATATAGGGTAAAACAGGCACGTGTTCTACAGGCGCTTAGTACTGAAGAGTCATTGGGGACTTTTAGTATACCATGGCTCTATCCAGCCCTTCTGCCACGTTTTTACAGAACAGCAGGTGAACATTTATAGCACGATAATATGTATCCTGCCAATTACTAGCCCAAGATATTTGTATCTGTTCATTGAATCAGGGACAAATGAGAGAATGCTTAAGAATCCAAGAGTGTCGGGAAATCCATTGCCTAAAAGGGAAACACCCTTGGTCGAAGATCCGATGAATAGCTGACAAACCCTTAGAGACAGAAAGTATATAAACAAGGTTGGAAGCTTAAGTTCCAGTATTTTGAACGTTTTTGGCCGCGATGGGAGACACTATGACtgatgaaaagagaaatgcaGAATATGGCGAGCAACAGGTACACAATGACCTACCTTTGCTGGAAAAGACTGCTAACGAAGGTTTCGGCGCAAGACCGTTTCGGGACACTCTTCAGTAAGGTATAGGACCgctgatgagaaagaaggaaatcaaaAACACGATATCGAGCAAAAGAAGTCCTTTCCTGCCACAGAGAGTGGAAATACCCACGATCCGAATGAGGTGGACTGGGATGGACCCGCCGATCCTCACAATCCCCGTAACTGGTCCGCTTGGAGACGAGGCATGCTTGTCGGTATCATTACTTGTGTTGTCTTCTCGACGTGAGTGACCAAAACTAGGACTCGCAGGTCTCGAATCCTAACCCGGCCCCTAGGTCGATAGCCTCTTCAGCGGTTGCCCCTGCAGTTCCTCAGATACTGAGGGAGTTCAACTCGAACAATGCGGAGATTGGAACTTTGGTCGTTACCATTGAGGTGTGTGACGTTATTCAAATCTTTGGCATGACTTTGAAACGGCAAATTCA from Aspergillus oryzae RIB40 DNA, chromosome 1 encodes the following:
- a CDS encoding uncharacterized protein (acyl-CoA synthetases (AMP-forming)/AMP-acid ligases II) — encoded protein: MALHTSVITTGPITPYVELKADEGGEFIVHGPTEPPLQELTTAELLQQQYDRYPEKVAVVSRWQKTTLTYRSLFDSSREIAQALVAHGVRPTDRVVVLAGNSIEYVELLFAVGGIGSVFTIMNPTFTAEEVLATVDSIGIIRFLLLVYWSLVFAIFIADRIGFRNNAKLLKELADKHQNTSLIVQLGTAEKVSSNVLSWHELCHVQTSKTQPDLHSLEQYWGRDPQDALCIQFTSGTTGSRKATIGTHRNLINNALLVGSRLGLTPDDILCCSPPLFHCFGLVCGPLATVIHGSTVIIPSDVFNADASLRAMSEESCTVVNAVPTMFQAMLDHAKAKTLALRLCLRTGIIAGSSLSETLIQRLSVELGLTGLAYPFDLGMTELSCVSFMTTPSKVSLLNDRSSVGTPLPHTSAKVVDSDLITLPPDTRGELLVSGYLLFSGYYKNPQKTEEAIVRDAQGQPWLRTGDIVTLSASGACENIAPGDVEKVLEQHPDIATAAVVGIPNVRLGEMITAFIQRAPDAQGGLKSKDVKIWLRSRIATHKIPDHVLWIGEDAGVPDRLPVNASGKVLKTELSAIASSLVRGDLC